A stretch of DNA from Planococcus antarcticus DSM 14505:
TGTAAACTGGTCTGCCTGGTTCAAGCCTTTTGCATTTATTTATCAGTTTATCAGCCGGAAAATAGGGCAGCTCAACTTGCCTTTTTCTTCGGCTCAAATAGAAATGACCGGGCAAGTGCAGTTGGTAGACGAACAAAGTGATGGAAGAAGCAAGCCAAGAGTATGGAAACGGAAAATCGGTGTAGAGACAGTATTTACCGCGATTTACTCCCAACATCAATCGAACGGGAGGACATACATGAACGTCGCATTGCCATTGCCTTTCTCTTCGATGCACGGAATTCTGCAAGCGGAAGTTGACGATGAGCGGCTCTATTTGACGAGCAACGGAGACGGAGATGCGGGAACCTATTTGGCAGTCGGTCGATATCTATTCCAACTCCCGCTGCACGAAAGTTTTACCATCAGAGAAGTGGACGACGACCTGTTGGCTTCACATGACATGACTTTGTTTGGCCTCCACTTCCTGCATATTGATTATGTAATAAAAGAGAAAGTGGACAAAACTCATTCGATAGTGATTTGATCAAATGAATGGACTATATAAAGGGGGGATCATTCCTGCTTGATAACCGAGGATTTGATTTGTGGGCAGACGAATAAGACAGGACAGTCCAAGTAAGTGAGGACAATAATTTGTATCCTTTTACCGGATACAAAAATATATTAAATATGGTTTTTAACGAAATCACGAAAAAAGAGCAGTCGCACGTATTGGACATTGGATTCGGTACGGGTGTTGTAGCCTTGAAGCTTTACGAAAACGGCCATCAAATAGATGGCTTGGATTTTCTCCAAATATGATTGCAATCATATTTGGAGGAATGGGATATATCAAAGGGATTGCCGGACCATATGAAAGAGGAAGAATAAAGCCAGATTCTTCTTCGATATTATTGCTGCGAATGTAGATGGATCAAATTCTGTAGCCACGCAAGAAGGAATACAAGCTTCAGAAACGAGAAGGACGCTGTCGAAAGTATCCGAACGAGAGGTAGAAAAAATCGAATACCCGGATTTTACAAGCTTCGTGAATGCATCTCATGAGAAATGGACTAACTTGAGCACAGATGATAAGTATGCTCAAAGTTTGGGAGACGAGACGTATCAGCTTCTTCTTACTGCCATTTCCGGAACAAACCGGTGGCAAGAGGAAATTGACATTTACAGCGAATCCTCAGAATTCACCAGTCTTAATGAAACTGCCCATAATTTGACGGACCCATTGGAAGAATAATGCTGCTGAAATCTGAGAGGCTAACGCTTAAATAAAAAGTGTTTGCTCCGGATTTTTTATTTCTAGACCTCAATATGTCAATTCAAGTTTTACTCTTCTAGCAATAGTAAAGGAAAAAGGGGGGTAAGTATGGGGTACAAATTTCAATCAATGACGCAAGAACAAGCTGAGGAAATTGCAAATGACTGGCGCTATAATAAGGAGTATTCATTTTACAATATGAATGCTGATCAAGAGGATCTTCAGGAATTTCTTGACCCGACTCAAAGAGGAGATTCTTATGTTGTGACCATCAAAAATAGTGAAGTTTAAGGTTTTTTTAATTTCAATGAAATTAATCATGGTGAGATCGATATAGAGCTAGGAATGAATCCGCTTTTTACAGGAAAAGGAAACGGCTTGAACTTTGTGAAAGCCGGATTAGACTTTGCGAAATCAGCATACAGTCCAGAAAAAATTACTTTATCAGTAGCTAAGTTCAATGTAAGAGCCATAAAAGTCTATAAAAAAGTAGGCTTTGAAGAAGGGGTAACTTTTACACATGCTACAAATGGTAGCAGTTTCGATTTTCTAAGTATGACTTATCAATCATTCTAATAATTTTGACAAGGAGCATGGAAATGAGACATATTGTGGATGTAAACAATAAAAGAATGGAAGTATTTCTTAGAGGGGAAAGAGGAATTCCAATCCTTATTCTATCTGGAATGGGATGCTCGTTTGAAGAATGGTTTGAAGTGACAGAAGCTCTAAGTCAAACTAACAGAGTTTTTATGTTACATCGACCGGGACTTGGAGAAAGTGAATTAGGGGAAGAAGTACGCACAAGTTCTCAAGTAGTTGATGAAATCAATCAGTTGTTATGCGTTTTAGGAGTGGACGAACTAATTGTTCTAATCGGTCACTCGTATGGTGGATTATGTGCGCAGCACTTTACCAAGTTATATCCCGATAAAGTGAGTGCATTACTTCTGGTAGACTCTACTTCTGTTGATGTGGAGCGACTTGACATGTTGGACCTTCCTGTATTAAACCAAAATTCTTCAGATGAAGAATGGATGGAAGAATGCAAAAGTTATTCTTTCTTACTCGAAAAAGAATTGAAACAAATTATTAAGCCTGTATTATCGGAAAATCAAAAAAAAACTGCCTTTATCAATACAAAAGAAGTTGATTGAATTCCAGCAAAAACCTAATTTATACAAAGCGATGAACTCCGAAGTAAAAAATTGGAAAGCAGATGCCAAAGCTATCAAAAAAATGGGGTGTCTTTCTAATACACTGCTGTTTGTTATTGGCCGGGATAAGAGGCATGTTATTCAACAAGGGATAGAAGAGGGATTACCCGAAACAGAGATCACTCTCCTTGAAGATACATGGGAGCAATTGATTAGAGAGCAAGCAACACTTTCAGAAAATAGCAACTTAATTTATGCAGCGAAATCAACACATTCCGTTCATCTGGACCGATCTGATTTAATAATAGCGATTGTGAAAGAACTTTTTATAGCTTCGAAGTGAAGCGTGAAATTGTATATACATAATCAACTAGAAGTGGAGGCAAGACAGTGAGATTAAGTGGTCAAGACATGGAAGCAAAATTAAGGGCTACCAACTACACTGATTCACAATTAATGAAACTAAATTATGATCACAGCAAGCATTTAGTGACAATGAATTACATGGGTCAAAGCGACACTGACAGGGAGGAAAGGAAATATACAGTTTTTTTCAAATCTGGTTTTTTAGCAAAATTCGATGTATGGTAAGAGGGAGTGGGAGGAATTATTCCTCAAACACCCCATAAGTCAGCTTTCTTTTTTCATGGCATATCCATAAGTGAATTTGAAGTCAACGGCAATCGTCTATACAAATGCAAAATGGTCATCCCCATGATGGATTGCCAAATCAATTGCAATCGTCAGAAGTTAATTTGAAAGGAACACTGAGAAGAAGCGGGGAAATTAGTGGTATCTTTTCTTGCTCTAGCATTCACTTTTTAGAGTGCCAGGTTATTAAGTCAAAAGAAAATTGTTAAATAAAGTAAATCCTCAAAAAATCAGACGATCAGGTATTGATTTCTGTCAATTAATTAGGTTTATATAGAACTTAAAGTAGGAAAACTTCGACATATGTTCGGGAATTTAATAAAAAAATTTAAAAATAAATGTCT
This window harbors:
- a CDS encoding class I SAM-dependent methyltransferase, whose amino-acid sequence is MYPFTGYKNILNMVFNEITKKEQSHVLDIGFGTGVVALKLYENGHQIDGLDFLQI
- a CDS encoding alpha/beta fold hydrolase, with the protein product MRHIVDVNNKRMEVFLRGERGIPILILSGMGCSFEEWFEVTEALSQTNRVFMLHRPGLGESELGEEVRTSSQVVDEINQLLCVLGVDELIVLIGHSYGGLCAQHFTKLYPDKVSALLLVDSTSVDVERLDMLDLPVLNQNSSDEEWMEECKSYSFLLEKELKQIIKPVLSENQKKTAFINTKEVD